One Rattus norvegicus strain BN/NHsdMcwi chromosome 20, GRCr8, whole genome shotgun sequence DNA segment encodes these proteins:
- the Trim15 gene encoding tripartite motif-containing protein 15: MPLTRSLRGPHQVACTVCTRPLQDAVTIACGHAVCLLCLPRAPMGAQLLCPLCQGAEEEKIQTAVTPVSLGPLSETCCEEHGEKIYFFCKTDAELLCVFCREGPAHQAHTVGFLDEAIQPYRDRLRSRLEALRMERDKIEDRKCQEDQKLQEVLMQVESKKQQVEAAFERLKRELVDQRCLLLTRLEELEQQIWKEREEYITTVSQEVDRLGAQVEELEEKCQQPASELLQDARLNQSRYEMKTFVCPEAISSDLIKKIRNLHRKILCLPKMMRTFSENLMHHLETDSETEA; encoded by the exons ATGCCCTTAACCCGGTCCCTGCGGGGACCCCACCAAGTAGCCTGTACTGTCTGCACCCGGCCCCTGCAGGATGCGGTGACCATAGCCTGTGGACACGCTGTCTGCCTACTCTGCCTCCCGCGCGCCCCAATGGGGGCCCAGCTGCTGTGCCCGCTCTGTCAGGGGGCAGAAGAGGAGAAAATCCAGACCGCAGTGACTCCGGTATCCCTAGGTCCCCTGAGCGAGACCTGCTGCGAAGAGCACGGAGAGAAGATCTATTTCTTCTGCAAGACAGACGCGGAGCTGCTCTGCGTGTTCTGCAGGGAGGGCCCCGCCCACCAGGCACACACTGTGGGGTTCCTGGATGAAGCCATCCAACCCTACAGG GATCGTCTCAGGAGTCGGTTAGAAGCTCTAAGAATGGAGAGGGACAAGATTGAAGATAGGAAATGTCAAGAAGACCAGAAGCTCCAGGAGGTTCTG ATGCAGGTTGAAAGCAAGAAGCAACAGGTAGAAGCTGCTTTCGAAAGGCTGAAGCGGGAGCTGGTGGACCAGAGGTGCCTCCTGTTGACCAGGCTGGAGGAACTAGAACAGCAGAtctggaaggagagggaggagtacATCACGACGGTCTCCCAGGAGGTCGACCGGCTGGGTGCCCAGGTTGAGGAGTTAGAGGAGAAATGTCAGCAACCAGCAAGTGAGCTTCTGCAA GATGCCAGACTCAACCAGAGCAG GTATGAGATGAAGACTTTTGTGTGCCCAGAGGCCATTTCCTCTGACCTCATCAAAAAGATTAGAAACCTCCACAGGAAAATACTCTGCCTCCCAAAGATGATGAGGACATTCTCAG AAAACTTGATGCACCATCTGGAAACAGATTCAG AAACAGAAGCCTAG
- the Trim15 gene encoding tripartite motif-containing protein 15 isoform X2, translating into MPLTRSLRGPHQVACTVCTRPLQDAVTIACGHAVCLLCLPRAPMGAQLLCPLCQGAEEEKIQTAVTPVSLGPLSETCCEEHGEKIYFFCKTDAELLCVFCREGPAHQAHTVGFLDEAIQPYRDRLRSRLEALRMERDKIEDRKCQEDQKLQEVLMQVESKKQQVEAAFERLKRELVDQRCLLLTRLEELEQQIWKEREEYITTVSQEVDRLGAQVEELEEKCQQPASELLQDARLNQSRYEMKTFVCPEAISSDLIKKIRNLHRKILCLPKMMRTFSENLMHHLETDSGNQQVLGVGGWGLGVPLISIPPMATNSNEMCSPRP; encoded by the exons ATGCCCTTAACCCGGTCCCTGCGGGGACCCCACCAAGTAGCCTGTACTGTCTGCACCCGGCCCCTGCAGGATGCGGTGACCATAGCCTGTGGACACGCTGTCTGCCTACTCTGCCTCCCGCGCGCCCCAATGGGGGCCCAGCTGCTGTGCCCGCTCTGTCAGGGGGCAGAAGAGGAGAAAATCCAGACCGCAGTGACTCCGGTATCCCTAGGTCCCCTGAGCGAGACCTGCTGCGAAGAGCACGGAGAGAAGATCTATTTCTTCTGCAAGACAGACGCGGAGCTGCTCTGCGTGTTCTGCAGGGAGGGCCCCGCCCACCAGGCACACACTGTGGGGTTCCTGGATGAAGCCATCCAACCCTACAGG GATCGTCTCAGGAGTCGGTTAGAAGCTCTAAGAATGGAGAGGGACAAGATTGAAGATAGGAAATGTCAAGAAGACCAGAAGCTCCAGGAGGTTCTG ATGCAGGTTGAAAGCAAGAAGCAACAGGTAGAAGCTGCTTTCGAAAGGCTGAAGCGGGAGCTGGTGGACCAGAGGTGCCTCCTGTTGACCAGGCTGGAGGAACTAGAACAGCAGAtctggaaggagagggaggagtacATCACGACGGTCTCCCAGGAGGTCGACCGGCTGGGTGCCCAGGTTGAGGAGTTAGAGGAGAAATGTCAGCAACCAGCAAGTGAGCTTCTGCAA GATGCCAGACTCAACCAGAGCAG GTATGAGATGAAGACTTTTGTGTGCCCAGAGGCCATTTCCTCTGACCTCATCAAAAAGATTAGAAACCTCCACAGGAAAATACTCTGCCTCCCAAAGATGATGAGGACATTCTCAG AAAACTTGATGCACCATCTGGAAACAGATTCAGGTAATCAGCAAGTGctcggggttgggggttgggggttgggggttccCTTGATATCCATTCCACCCATGGCCACCAACAGCAATGAAATGTGCTCACCTAGACCCTGA
- the Trim15 gene encoding tripartite motif-containing protein 15 isoform X1 translates to MPLTRSLRGPHQVACTVCTRPLQDAVTIACGHAVCLLCLPRAPMGAQLLCPLCQGAEEEKIQTAVTPVSLGPLSETCCEEHGEKIYFFCKTDAELLCVFCREGPAHQAHTVGFLDEAIQPYRDRLRSRLEALRMERDKIEDRKCQEDQKLQEVLMQVESKKQQVEAAFERLKRELVDQRCLLLTRLEELEQQIWKEREEYITTVSQEVDRLGAQVEELEEKCQQPASELLQDARLNQSRYEMKTFVCPEAISSDLIKKIRNLHRKILCLPKMMRTFSGTRAPDPIRCSTFHLSPPFDFKTWFKPPSIVAPACNVGTRETEAGGS, encoded by the exons ATGCCCTTAACCCGGTCCCTGCGGGGACCCCACCAAGTAGCCTGTACTGTCTGCACCCGGCCCCTGCAGGATGCGGTGACCATAGCCTGTGGACACGCTGTCTGCCTACTCTGCCTCCCGCGCGCCCCAATGGGGGCCCAGCTGCTGTGCCCGCTCTGTCAGGGGGCAGAAGAGGAGAAAATCCAGACCGCAGTGACTCCGGTATCCCTAGGTCCCCTGAGCGAGACCTGCTGCGAAGAGCACGGAGAGAAGATCTATTTCTTCTGCAAGACAGACGCGGAGCTGCTCTGCGTGTTCTGCAGGGAGGGCCCCGCCCACCAGGCACACACTGTGGGGTTCCTGGATGAAGCCATCCAACCCTACAGG GATCGTCTCAGGAGTCGGTTAGAAGCTCTAAGAATGGAGAGGGACAAGATTGAAGATAGGAAATGTCAAGAAGACCAGAAGCTCCAGGAGGTTCTG ATGCAGGTTGAAAGCAAGAAGCAACAGGTAGAAGCTGCTTTCGAAAGGCTGAAGCGGGAGCTGGTGGACCAGAGGTGCCTCCTGTTGACCAGGCTGGAGGAACTAGAACAGCAGAtctggaaggagagggaggagtacATCACGACGGTCTCCCAGGAGGTCGACCGGCTGGGTGCCCAGGTTGAGGAGTTAGAGGAGAAATGTCAGCAACCAGCAAGTGAGCTTCTGCAA GATGCCAGACTCAACCAGAGCAG GTATGAGATGAAGACTTTTGTGTGCCCAGAGGCCATTTCCTCTGACCTCATCAAAAAGATTAGAAACCTCCACAGGAAAATACTCTGCCTCCCAAAGATGATGAGGACATTCTCAGGTACAAGGGCTCCGGATCCCATTAGGTGTTCTACcttccacctgtctccacctttCGACTTCAAAACCTGGTTCAAACCACCAAGCATAGTGGCACCTGCCTGCAATGTCGGCACCAgggagaccgaggcaggaggatcttaa
- the Trim10 gene encoding tripartite motif-containing protein 10 isoform X6 → MASAPSVTSLADEVNCPICQGTLREPVTIDCGHNFCRGCLTRFCETPGPESEESLSCPLCKEPFRPGSFRPNWQLANVVENIERLQLASTRGLEVEDACPEHGEKIYFFCEEDEAQLCVVCRETGQHGAHTVRFLEDAAGPYRVGEDPCREQIQKCLVCLRKEREEIQETQSRENKRIQVLLTQVATKKQQVISQFAHLSRFLERQQTVLLAQLEGLDGDILKQQEEFDSLATREICRFSTLIEELEEKNERPARGLLTDIRSTLIRKTLL, encoded by the exons ATGGCCTCAGCTCCTTCCGTGACTAGCCTGGCAGATGAGGTCAACTGCCCCATCTGCCAAGGCACCCTAAGGGAACCAGTCACCATTGACTGTGGCCACAATTTCTGTCGTGGCTGCCTCACTCGCTTCTGTGAGACCCCAGGCCCAGAATCGGAAGAGTCCCTCAGCTGCCCGCTCTGCAAAGAGCCCTTCCGTCCAGGGAGCTTCCGGCCAAACTGGCAGCTGGCCAATGTGGTGGAGAATATCGAGCGCCTTCAGCTGGCATCCACAAGAGGCCTGGAGGTGGAGGATGCCTGTCCGGAACACGGGGAGAAAATCTACTTCTTCTGCGAGGAGGATGAGGCACAGTTGTGTGTGGTATGCCGCGAGACTGGACAGCATGGGGCTCACACTGTGCGCTTCCTGGAGGACGCAGCAGGTCCCTACAGGGTAGGAGAGGATCCCTGCAGG gaacaaatacagaagtgTCTCGTGTgtctaaggaaagagagagaggagattcagGAAACCCaatcaagagaaaacaaaagaatacaagtGCTCCTG ACGCAGGTAGCCACCAAGAAGCAACAGGTGATTTCACAGTTTGCTCATCTGAGCCGGTTCCTGGAGCGACAGCAGACTGTGCTCTTGGCACAGCTGGAGGGGTTGGACGGGGACATCCTGAAGCAGCAGGAAGAGTTTGATTCCCTGGCCACGAGGGAGATCTGCCGGTTCAGCACCCTGATCGAGGAGCTGGAGGAGAAGAATGAGCGGCCAGCCAGGGGGCTCCTGACG gaTATCAGAAGCACTCTAATAAG